The following proteins come from a genomic window of Heyndrickxia acidicola:
- a CDS encoding helix-turn-helix domain-containing protein: MIEGEIIKFYRKKVGLTQEQLSKGICSVTHISKIERGQTAYSPEIIELFSERLQIDIENEIRRFESIEKLLHRWHHHIVMQRFNEMERTKKELEKVLLIHSSKYAPLYKLLQARYFLLHKNSEKALAIMQQVQHEHPELSHYERNLSMHIWGIYYMENYKGSGMKDHQKAIKVLLEIDTDVYRNPEYYYHLAVAYYFINSNVMAYAYAEKSLGHFKQTNNYLWALNAESLMLAIKGDDVTIHLDEIKESYQNLILDSEKLNAPYKKSRLLNNLAYAYYVRKDYRHAKIHFDEALQIVKKSSIEYISLLNNYVTNCLDGKLLKKTMLQKMIHKGIALAAEMNSPLYKTLFKLLSYRLEEKGEEYFQFLEKKALPYFRSNKHMVLTNRHGKELYHYFVNKKEYEKAVQVSAILLENV; this comes from the coding sequence ATGATAGAGGGGGAAATTATCAAGTTTTACCGAAAAAAAGTAGGGCTGACGCAGGAACAATTAAGCAAAGGGATTTGTTCTGTCACTCACATCAGCAAAATAGAAAGGGGACAAACGGCCTATTCGCCGGAAATCATTGAATTGTTCTCGGAACGTCTTCAAATAGATATAGAAAATGAAATCAGGCGTTTTGAAAGTATAGAAAAATTACTGCATCGGTGGCACCATCACATTGTGATGCAGAGATTTAATGAAATGGAAAGAACAAAAAAGGAATTGGAAAAAGTATTATTAATCCATTCCTCTAAATATGCACCATTATACAAATTATTGCAGGCAAGATACTTTCTTTTACATAAAAACAGCGAAAAAGCACTGGCAATCATGCAGCAGGTACAACACGAACATCCTGAACTTTCACACTATGAGAGAAATCTTTCAATGCATATATGGGGTATTTATTATATGGAAAATTACAAGGGCTCCGGCATGAAAGATCATCAAAAAGCAATTAAGGTGCTGCTTGAAATTGATACGGATGTGTATAGAAACCCTGAATACTATTATCATTTGGCAGTCGCCTACTACTTTATTAATTCAAATGTTATGGCCTATGCATATGCAGAAAAATCACTTGGCCACTTTAAGCAAACCAATAATTATTTATGGGCATTAAATGCTGAATCCCTTATGCTTGCGATTAAAGGGGATGATGTGACTATACATCTTGATGAAATAAAGGAATCCTATCAAAACTTAATTCTTGATAGTGAAAAATTAAATGCACCTTATAAAAAGAGCAGACTGCTTAATAATCTGGCCTATGCCTACTACGTGAGAAAAGACTATCGCCATGCTAAAATTCACTTTGATGAGGCGCTTCAAATTGTGAAAAAGTCTTCTATTGAATATATTTCGCTGTTAAATAATTATGTTACAAACTGTCTGGATGGAAAACTGCTTAAAAAAACCATGTTACAGAAAATGATACATAAGGGGATAGCCTTGGCAGCAGAAATGAATAGTCCTTTATATAAGACTTTATTCAAGCTTCTCAGTTATCGTTTGGAGGAAAAAGGAGAAGAGTATTTTCAATTTCTTGAAAAGAAGGCATTACCTTACTTTCGTTCAAATAAGCACATGGTTTTAACTAACAGGCATGGTAAGGAATTATACCACTACTTTGTTAATAAAAAAGAATATGAAAAAGCGGTTCAGGTTTCTGCCATTCTTTTAGAGAACGTATAA
- a CDS encoding L,D-transpeptidase family protein, whose product MRKIIYIISGSIIVLLALIFTGIHYYQSTRFNSNIRINGINVGGQTAVQALNKLKSSTSKNIIYVGQNKIIDEKDTKLGYTNQNLADIQKLLSRQKTFFPSSKAKNYTLVPDKKELSQSQTIEKRMEEKLTAMNQSRKAPVDAQVYLKQGSILVSKSLNGTQLDIASELKSYQKQEFNSVIHIQPVYIQPVKTDSPMIKKEEDMLKNLSQRTVTYKVQNEVYSLKASDLIKNASITKNMKYSIDTNDIKARISEIASSVSTLNKNFLFKTHSGSVISVKGQTYGWSLDIDKETERIAKAFEDGVNSLSAANIYGVGYSTYGIGYDTTANHGIGDTYAEVSIEDQRIWIYKNGKLAITTPVVTGRHDVHEDTPKGVWYIMYKQTPSILVGSEVGNPHYSIKVSYWAPFTLSGCGFHDASWRTNWASNAYLSQGSGGCVNTPPSAMKTVYSNLTQNEPVIIY is encoded by the coding sequence ATGCGTAAAATTATTTACATTATTTCAGGCAGTATTATCGTTCTTCTTGCACTTATTTTCACAGGAATTCACTACTATCAGTCCACACGTTTCAATTCCAATATTCGGATCAATGGAATAAATGTCGGAGGACAAACTGCAGTTCAGGCATTAAATAAATTAAAATCGTCCACTTCCAAAAACATCATCTATGTCGGACAGAATAAAATCATTGATGAAAAGGACACAAAGCTGGGATATACAAATCAAAATTTGGCAGATATACAGAAATTATTGAGCAGACAAAAGACTTTTTTCCCATCATCTAAAGCAAAGAATTATACATTAGTCCCAGATAAAAAAGAGCTCTCTCAAAGCCAGACGATAGAAAAGAGAATGGAAGAAAAACTGACAGCGATGAATCAAAGCCGGAAAGCTCCCGTAGATGCACAGGTCTATTTGAAACAAGGCAGCATCCTTGTCTCCAAAAGCCTGAATGGTACGCAGCTAGATATAGCAAGCGAACTGAAAAGCTATCAAAAACAAGAGTTTAATAGTGTAATTCATATACAGCCGGTATACATACAGCCAGTTAAAACAGATAGTCCCATGATAAAAAAAGAAGAAGACATGCTGAAAAATCTTTCTCAAAGAACGGTTACGTACAAGGTACAGAACGAGGTTTATTCTTTAAAAGCCAGTGATTTAATTAAAAATGCTTCCATTACAAAAAATATGAAATATTCAATTGATACGAATGACATTAAAGCAAGGATTTCAGAGATTGCTAGTTCTGTTTCCACATTAAACAAAAATTTCTTATTCAAAACGCACAGCGGTTCTGTTATTTCTGTAAAAGGGCAAACCTATGGATGGAGTCTTGATATTGACAAAGAAACAGAAAGAATTGCGAAAGCCTTTGAGGATGGAGTAAATTCACTTTCGGCTGCCAATATATACGGAGTCGGGTACAGCACCTATGGCATCGGCTATGATACGACCGCAAACCATGGCATTGGTGATACGTATGCTGAAGTATCCATCGAAGATCAGCGTATTTGGATCTATAAAAATGGTAAGCTAGCGATCACAACCCCTGTGGTTACAGGAAGACATGATGTGCATGAAGATACACCCAAAGGAGTTTGGTACATCATGTATAAGCAAACTCCTTCTATACTCGTGGGAAGTGAGGTTGGCAATCCCCATTATTCTATAAAAGTTTCTTACTGGGCACCTTTTACTCTTAGCGGATGCGGCTTTCACGATGCCAGCTGGAGAACAAACTGGGCCAGCAATGCCTATCTTTCACAGGGATCCGGGGGATGTGTGAACACGCCGCCTAGCGCAATGAAAACTGTTTATAGCAATCTTACGCAAAATGAACCTGTTATCATTTATTAA